The region TTCCTCTGTCTCTTTACAAAATGAGGATAGTTATCCAGAAGCTAATTAGCTAGGAATAATAACCAAGCTCCTCTGCTGTGTTACCAGAAACTATCACCACCATCATTGGCTTTCTGCTTCCAGCGGAATATTGCAAGTTTAGCTGCTATTAGttgcagccatattggatttgtcactgccatcaacaaatataaacataaccATGGCATTTTTACAGTCATCAGATAATCTACTACTAAATCTTTGACAAGgaataaaatatcattattgtaACATTATGATCTCTGATAATAGTAAAGTGTATGTTTATGGGGAAAAAGAAATGCCATGTACGTTTACACTATTTAGTGAGACATGAAAGGTATGCCACCATCTTGTTTACACGTTGTAATTGTTACAAGTAACCAATCAGAAATCAAAAATGGCTGCCATGATGGCACTGATACTATGGCTATTGATGCACAGGAGCTTGGAACAATCACCTGACTAACAATTCTCaggtttgacctttgacccagtCAAACACCATATTGTCACTTTTATCAGCTTTTCTATTTATGGTGCTTTCATCACAACAGTGTTtcacatttttatcaatttaatattttcatcatcatctcaCAGCTTGTtgaatgtttttctttttttacgaTATTCCttcaaaaattttaaaattccaGATTTGCAACTATTTAAATGATATAATTAGGTGTATGATAGTTAAAGAGCAAAGAGACAGACGAGATGACACTAAAAGGAATATGGAAATTCATGTGTTGATTTTGGATTTTACAGCTGTGTCTGTGTGGATATCTAATCAGTACAATAAGTATGATGAAATACACGTCGGTTggtatttacaaatgaaattaattgTTTTCAAGCACCAAAATGgtaaagaaaaaaacataattttgtaattGTCAATTTGATATATGTATTGCAACTACCTTTAGTTATGTTATCTGTTATATGAAATAACCTAGTAACCATGCTCTGCATATAGCCCACAATTATGCCTTTGTTCAATAAAATGATTCCAGTTTCAGACCAAAAACACTCTTGATAGGATATAGAGTTGACTGTAATGTAGAGTTGACTGTATGTAGAGTTGATGTATGTAGAGTTGACTATGTAGAGTTGACTGTATGTAGTTGACTATGTAGAGTTGACTATGTAGAGTTGACTATATAGAGTTGACTGTAGAGTTGACTATGTAGAGTTGACTATGTAGAGTTGACTGTAGAGTTGACTATGTAGAGTTGACTGTATGTAGAGTTGACTGTAGAGTTGACTGTATATAGAGTTGACTGTATGTAGAGTTGACTATGTAGAGTTGACTGTAGAGTTGACTGTATGTAGAGTTGACTATGTAGAGTTGACTGTATGAAGAGCTGACTATGTAGAGTTGACTGTATGTAGAGTTGACTGTAGAGTTGACTGTATGTAGAGTTGAATATGTAGAGTTGACTGTATGTAGAGTTGACTGTGTAGAGTTGACTATGTAGAGTTGACTATGTAGAGCTTGCTTACTAGGTTTTCACTCATGTATTAAAGTAGCCACATGGATCAAGATAGGGtagttatttttgattttttatcaTGACATCCTACTTCAAGAATTCAATGTATCAAGCCACACTAAccgagtctgtgtttgtaactcaatacaatgtataaagCTAATAACTTGTTTCAGATGTTTGTTCTTGTACTtttcacatttattaatcttttgcaatttattgagttacaaacaaggacttgccatatgttgtttcatgttgatttttcaattaggaagccatgataaaattgttttatgaattaaaaatccaaaataaatacccaatcctcacccatatggccactttgacaAATATGTAAATCAAGTGTAAATTGACAATGCCTCATTTGTGAAGTATTTTGGTACCTCTTATTAAATTATCAGAACAAAGAGAACGCTGATACACAATAGACCCTCCACAAGTCATGCCTTGGTTAGTTGCTATGCCAACCAACCCACAGATTATTGCTCCaagaaattcttttgtttttatttgattttaggAAGTTCTTGCTTTGGGGATTTATCAGTTTATGCACACATATCATAAAGTTGACGGTGCTTGCAATTGCTGTATGTAAAAGTATGTTACATAGAGATGACAATTTTTGACATAAAAGTTTGTGTGAAATATACATTCACAAAGTTGTTAGATAGTCAAAGTATGTGTGACATATATACCCAAAGGTTGTGTTATGTACATAGCCAAAATATGTGTCACATaatatgtaagtatgtgtttCACACATTGACAAAGCAGTTACATAGTCAAAGTATGTGTGACATACATACCCAAAGTATGTGTTACATACCCAAAGGTTGTGTTATGTACATAGCCAAAATATGTGTCACATaatatgtaagtatgtgtttCACACATTAACAAAGCAGTTACATAGCCAAAGTATGTGTGACATACATACCCAAAGAATTGTTACATAGACAGTTGTAAAAGTAGCATGAGAAAGTATACACATTATTATGACCACCATATTGCAATGTTTCTTACAATATGACTtcatgaaagaatgaatgaatgaatgaatgaatgccaTTTAGGTTTAACATGAGGGTCTATTGTCTATCATTTTTATATCAGTGAATATACTCTATTCTATTTATTGGTATTGCTTTTTAATGATTACTCTCGTGTCAACACTATCTCAGAACTGTAAAGTAGATAttttcaatcttttttttttaagttgtgCAACAAATGACTTGAGAGGTCACTTGAGAGCAGTATATCTGTTTTATGTGTATATACTCCCAGTGATTTCAATGGAGATGGCAAATTAATATATTGGTCTGTATATAGTTATTTATTCATATGGATTCCGCCGACAAAGTATTTCAAATATCTTCAGTGTAGAAAACTAAGTATTTCTGAATGGAATCAGGGCAAATTAAATGCACAACTATTTGTATTCTGCCCTGGagcctaaaaaaaaatcactgccAAATCACTACAATTTTCAGTTAAATGttgattacaaaatgtactctCTCCTGTTGAAATATTTACCTAAATCCTTTGATAGTTATGTGTAATTCATGGATTGTATACAGTTGGTCAAGTGGAATctataggtcaaaggttataggTAGTagaattatattaatatattccTCTTTCCCGTTGTACATTTAAACCCACGACTGACATCAAACATTTGATACAGTTATGTGGTACAATTTAAGATAACCTTTAGAAAGTAAGATTCTAGATGTATAATCCCATTATATCCTATGtgtctgtacatttgtatttgcatatCCATGCATATTGTGTTTCAGGGAATGTCAAGTCATAGATCCTATACAAAGGTTTATGGTCAAGTGTATGATCCTGATTTTGTTCAACCAAAGTTTTACAGAGTTATGATCTAACAACTTATTTTGTGATGTTGATGGAATCAAACACACTGTGATTTCTTGGGTTCAGTTGAACGCCTATTTAACAGAAAGCAAATAAATCTTCATCTTTGTTCTAAATATGTGGGCACCATGACAagtttttggggttttttcaGTTACAAATTGTATGCAAGCATCTCCATACCATACTCACCGGTCAGCCCAATTTAGCTTCTGTGTAGTCTGGATGTggtgtgagtgaaggtataaatcatattgatactgtataggaactagactagcttCTGAGGAAATGCTGTAGAAAAAATCTCATTGCCATGATGTTTGAAAATGAGTTGATTGTGGAATCATACCTCCATGCAATAAAGAACACACAAGTAAAGAAATACTACTAGGATGTGATAGGGTTTAAATGAAAAAAGGAAAACACTTGTATCTCCAACGTCATGACTAGATCATAATGTAACTGTTCCTACATTGATGTTGTCCATGTTTAGCCATCTTGGTGCAAAGATTTGTCTCTACCGTTTATCTTTAGATGGCGTTTGGGGGCCTTCGAGGAGAGCGCCATCTACGATGAGGTTGGGTAACAGATTGAAGTTGAAAATGATTGGACAACATGTTGAGATATTGTCAATAAACATTGCACAAAGATCATTGGATCGGGTCACCAGCTGCTTTAGATAAAAAGTAGATTAATCTTGATTGTTCTGATAGCCCATTATGTGTAAGGACCTCACTGAGAGTGGCATTGACAGCCTGATTGGGGACATTGACAGTTTGGGTGACTTCACGAGTAAGACTATACATTTGGTGCATACCTTCATGTCGATCTTCTTCATCTCCAGTGATGTAACCTGTGAGGGAGATGGGTAATACCTCTATCTCCGGCCAAATGACTACACTCAAAACGGTTGttacaaataaaacacattcTTGTCTTTTGTCGAGATGAATACCGGCCCATTCAACTTACAACCTATGTAACTTTTTGCTGCCTAAGCTTGCTCCTGCAATCGTAGTTATCAGCACAGAGGGCGCTCACATGTTCTCTTACCTATCAACCGGTCCGATGGGAAATGGAATGCTGGTTTATAATGGAATCAACGCATATGCCAAAGTCAACATTAGTACGTCCGAAAGAGGCACTTCTGGCTCCCAATCTATTGCGCTCATCAACAACAGCCAAAGAATAGAATAAGGAGTAGAAAGTCAAAAGAAACCATTGAAAGGGcgtattgaaatatttattttttaaataaggaCGTCGaccacattttcaaaattaacttagccccccccccatcatgTTGTTTGATGTATTACTCACAACGTGTAAAATATTCATAGTCATATTATAATATTCTGTACAGCATATTAATATCGATTTTACGTCATTACgtcattatttatatctaacattaaataattcattcaaatttattGAGCCTATGCCGCTACCCttctaaaattatattattcaaatCTTTGATTGTTAGGACGgcaaatgaatgaacgaacgtaAACACAAATGGATAATTCAAACATTGTTTTGGTTTAATAGAAGAGATAAGATGATTGTTGGGATGTTATATAAGTCACACTGAactttaaaagaaaacaaaccgTCTCCTTTGCTGTAATTTACAGCCATTCAATGATACTCTAGTTTGCTTTCTTATAGTGCACATGGTGTACGCATGCGTAGATAGAAATAGAGGAGGGTACCGAAGAGGGGAAATAAACTGATCTTTTTGTTGTACCGTAACTTGTGATAAAAAATTCTAGTAGAGTTGTTTTTCAAAGTAACCTCtctttatacacacacacacacacacacacacacacacacaaacacacactcatacacacacacatacatacatacatacatacatacatacatacatacatacatacatacatacatacatacatacatacatacatacatacatacacacatacatacatacatacatacatatcaacttcttttatttccaacttacatgaaaatagcatgtacaggtaaagtatttacataattcctttATAGAATACACACACGataccttgcaggaaatcatagTGACTAGTGAACGAGTTTCTCTTGGTCACCTATGACAAACGTTCACGTGATATCTGGTTGTTATAGTACCTACATCTCAaatctccaaattttgtaagaacctattattgagcttacactacaatatttggtgatggatTTGGAATTCCTTCTATTTAAACCAGCTTTGATCAAACCACTTGTGACTTCAacttatgatgtacatttccgaGACTTCCTATGACAATAACTGTTATTTCTGAACGAAAGCCTGTAGTGTTTATTTCTAGTGAGATTGGAAAATATTTGTAGAACTTCTtctgaaaacacaatgaaatatgtacatcaaAGGGTACGGACACTTcaactaatattgcatgtttgttctgtttatcGATGATAGTAATGTCATGTATTCGGAAAGCTATACCTGTACACGACGATGATTGTCCGAATTTTGCATGATATGTTATCAACAATACCGGTAACATAGCAAAGCAGTCTAAAGTTAACTGGCCAAAGTCAATTTGGGTAAATCTGCATGAAATGTGCAAGCGTCAGCACATCTCCTTGATTAAAGGAGACGATAAATACCTCTACGAAATGGCAGTAGACGATGAAGTGTCAATAACCTTCGATTCGCCAGACAAATTCTACACAACATTTAAACAGCAGCTGCTGCAGCAATATCAATCCGAGTTTAAGGCGAAATCTTCACAGGGAAGAGTGACTCGAGAGGCAGGGAAAGTAAACCATGGTGTATCGTCCACTTACCTCAACAATCACAAGATTGACGATAATCTGAGATCATTTGCGAGAGGTCGTTTACAGCTCCTACAGTGCGAAAGTCTCATGACCCTGTACTATCCAGAGTCGTACactaaatcatgtaaaatatgcaatcatTCCACTGAAACAGTATCACACATTTTGAATGGTTGTACGAAATTCCAGAAACTATACCAACAAAGACACAATAAAATAGTTGATTTAATCTTCGGTAAAATCGCGAACAGTAATCCTGGCAAGGAGACATTTAAAGACACTGTTTTAAaacctgaaatgtttgatgCCCATATGAGAACTTTTGAACATCAGCATAAACGACCAGACATTACTATCATcgataaacacaacaaacatgcaatattagttgaagtgttcgtacgtacgtacgtacgtacgtacgtacgtacgtacgtacatacatacatacatacatacatacatacatgcatgcatgcatgcatgcatgcacgcacgcacgtacgcacgcacgcacgcacacgcacactaCATATGccaaaataacccccccccctccccagtTAAAATGACTGGCCCTTAGCTAACAGCCTACACTTCTGGTTCGTTACTACTTGTCTCCTGCCATGTATCTCTTCTCCTTATATTCATCCACTTGTCAGAGTAGATCACAACTCTATTTCCGTAAATGTAATTGTTTTCGACATGCGGACAGGGGCCTGATTATTTGAACACGAGTTTACTAAATAATCAAGATTACATAGTTACCAAATGTAATTGTAAAGGAGTCCCACAATGAATTTGACAAAAGACTGTTACCGTAAATAATACAAGTAAAATCATCTTTCAagtgtacaaaaataaaaatataaagcAAAGAGAAGAAATGGAAGGAGACGTTTAAGATAGTAGGCATGTATAGAATTAGAAAACTATGTATACAGTCAAGTGAGTCCACTGATTTTAATGTAGAAGAAATCACATCAAATCTATATACATAAGATTTGTGGATTACGGGTAAGCATAGTGATTGCAAAGTGAGTAACTTGATAGGTACATAAGTACAAAATACCAGCTGAGATGCCGCAGACGATGTATTCACTACAGTTGTTACATTTATGCTGTACAATGCCTTTACCAATCTCAACAACTGAACGTTTGAACTGACAAGTGTTTGAATTTTGAACAGCTTAGCTAATAGAAATGTATTTAGAAATATATTCAGAGCGTCTCAGTgacgccccccccccttttttttttttacaaatatagaaagataTAGTATCATAGATATAGGTCATTGATACTATGTTGTTACGTCATCATACTATGTGGTTACGTCATCATACTATGTTGTTACGTCATCATACTATGTGGTTACGTCATCGTTTATTCCCTTAACATTCGAGAGTCTTATATACTAAGTATTCGCATTACAAATGGAATAACCCTACTCATATGTATTGTTATTTGAATTGTATTCAACATACCTCGAGTCAAGAGGCTTAGCAAGTGAGAGTGtgttttttgaatttattgattactgataaattacgtcatcgattTGTGTTGTCTCTAGGTTTGATTTCCTGATGAGATGTCTACCAGTTGCTCTACATGCGTCAACTCATCTTATTATTTGGAATAAAGTAGGTATGTTTCATCGTGAAACAAAGCCCTGCAAAGCTACCGATGATACACCTTCAATAACAATAATTCATATTGCTCGGGTACACTGTAAATTATAAATGTGCGATATATCTGTATATAATGTTAATTTTACACGGATTATTTGGAAGTGAAAATGATTTGTACTACACTGGTTTaagaaataatacatttttcaaTTCCTTTCCCTGCTGGAAATGGTCGCGTCCTATCTGTACACAAATCTTATGCGCAAGACCCGGCCTCGAGTGAGATTTTGTAAGGACTGCCAAGTATATGTTGGACGTGTTTACGTGCAGTCATCAAATATCGCACACCATTCCTCTTTCGCAAATGATCAATAATTTTGGAAATTCACTGAAAGATGTAATTGGGCGTGACGAGGAAGACGGGTGTTTTCGTAGCTCTTGTGACGGGGCATTGTGCATGCATCGttagagcgagagagagagcgagagagattGCCTGCAGTCAACGATACCGTGGCCAAGGTAGGTAGGTTCATATATCAAATAAACACCATTCTGTGACGCAATGCTATTTATTTTCCttcaatatacacatattttgagTCTTAGATAATTATAGCAGCACTCTTTGCAAATTGCGAGTCGATAAATTCAAATAATTGCTGTCATATATACTTTTACAATCCACAGTGATTGCAAACGATCCCGGATAAACAAGGCACGTTACATATATTGTTATTCCTGTTAACTGATGAAGGGGCTATAAGAACTGAGGGTTATCGCTAAATATTCATGATCTTTCGTTATCTTGTTTTAAACTTCAACAGAACTGCCTATAATTAGTGGATTCTACACAATGACAGATGGTTTGCTTATACAATGCCTAGGGTGTCTAACAGACCTGGGTATACACTAACTCCAAAGAGAGCGTTTTACCAGACTGTATTCAATTGCATTtagaagtaaacaaattaaatgcAAACATGTCTTCATACGCCAAGGTAAGTATTTCATCAAATCTGTTTAATGGATCAGATTATTTCCTATACATTTAGTTAAAGTTATCGTGACAGGTTTGTAAATTGCAGGAATAAGACATGTCCTCTTGGAATTGAATAGATTATTATTAATCAGATGTTCTCAATGTGATGTGCAGGGTAGTGTATGTGGCATGTGGTATTAACCTCAACAAAGACGTGATAACACTTCGACTAGCTATAGCTATGAAGAGGGTTTACCACTCTATTGCACATTACAAGACTTAGATTTGTCGGCAGTATACTGATTTATAACAACGTTATTGATTGGCCGTCGATTGTTCGAATGAGGAGCCAACAACTTGTGGTAATTTCCTTAGAAATTAACACGCCTTTCATTGAATGTCTTTGTGTAAGCAATACTAGAGAATCAAACGGCTAATTGGTCTCATGTTGAGATAAATGTTGACGTAATTACAATTCAAGGAAATGGCACCATGGATTcttagaatttaaaaaaattcaatttgtatCATTTACTATATTAATTGGTTTTCTTTTGTTAGTATCTTATCTCCATAATTGTAATTGAAACTATTGTGGATGGTGTACAAAACACATTATAAATTTATGTTGAACATATGGCTATCTCAACACATGCACTACattgaatatatatgtatttatttaacgAACATAAATCTATGTTGAACATGTTTAAATCCATGTAATCTATTTGAAGTCTAGCTTTCCTTTGTGAACagatatgaaaattacacttTAAGATATAAATGATGACATTTAAAAGGGAAGCGTCAATTTGAGATCATTGATATCTTCCCCGTTAATAGCACTGGCAAGACAACGATTTTCGATAACCTTGTTATTGGTTTATAAATCTGTTGTAGTGACATTCCACTCTTAGTCGTCAATATTGTGTTACGTTTATGTTTGATAGATATGCTTTCCATGGCCTAGGTTCATCCAATAGTGATTTGGATAAAAGCCGACAATATGGTATTTCATTGCCACCCACATATATTCAAATCTGAGTGAAATAGAAACACTCTAGCCAGTGTGTCACAGGATCGAGTAGTTTAATAATTCGGATTGCATGGACTGTATGCGTGGGAATACTAATTTGCTTTTGATAAAATACGTTTGAGATGAAAGCAACTACATGAACTCCATGCTAGGATGAACTAGCTAATCAAATCTGAACAGGCTTAACATATTCCACTTTCGAGATTTCCTCTCAGTCGGAGGTAGTTCAGATTAATTTATATGATTAAGAAATCTTATTGATTTTGTAGCAACTACAACGTCTTTTTATGACTTTATCAAATTTTAACGCAATAAGGTATGTCCCTATTTATGATACAAATATGAACTAAAATAAGATGATGCATGATTCGCCAATCAAGTGTCAGAAATTTCTGACgatgaaattaaatataaaagCTTTGCAGACGACATGGTGGCCTCCTTTCTGTGATCGATGAATTACCACGTGATTTGAATAACTAGCGTTGTGTATTGTAGTTTCGATTTGCCTTTTACGCGTATTTGTACGTAATCAACGTTACTTTCTTCTCTCTATCTTTATCGCCGTCAGTTGGACGAGGAAGATACGGTAGGTGTCATTATTAACTctgcaatatttgaatattataatacGGTGTAGACAAGTTCCTTGATCCCATGACTGTGTACTCGTACCTTGCTACACAATAATGTATCATtgaattttattattaaaagaAATACTCACTCAAACCACTTAGAGAACATTTGGTTTTATTTCCGAATACAACGTCTCTGTCGTCGCCAGTGTTAGTATATATCTCAATGCATGTCGGGTGATTGCAGTTGTTGCCATGCCCCTGTGTGATAACACACGTTCCTATGTTGTACAAAGCAAGTACAGCATGTCATTATTTAGTTATAATGCAGTGTGTGATAGCATATCCCTGTGTACTTACAATGCAGTGTGTGATAACATGTCCCTGTGTACTTACAATGCAGTGTGTGATAACATGTCCCTGTGTACTTACAATGCAGTATGTGATAACATGTCCCTGTGTACTTACAATGCAGTGTGTGATAACATGTCCCTGTGTACTTACAATGCAGTGTGTGATAACATGTCCCTGTGTACTTACAATGCAGTGTGTGATAACATGTCATTATCTACTTACAATGCAGTGTGTGATAACACGTCATTATCTACTTACAATGCAGTGTGTGATAACATGTCGTTATATACTTACAATGCAGTGTGTGATAACATGTCATTATCTACTTACAATGCAGTGTGTGATAACATGTCGTTATATACTTACAATGCAGTGTGTGATAACATGTCATTATCTATTTACAATGCAGTGTGTGTGTTAACATGTCTACTTACTACAAAACATGTCCATGTGTAGTACAATACGGTGTGCTATAGCATGTCCATATCAGGGGTCCATATGTAGTTATAATGCAGTGTGTGATAACATGTTCCTACGTGACGAGGGAGTGGTCAATTTCTTTGGTGGGAGGGGGGCAGTGGATTTTTCATGGGTGTAGCAAATGTCTGACACCCTCCtcgtgaaaaacaaaagaaagtaCCCCATCACCAATTTCACACACACTACTTTATTTTTCCGGATGAATTTTCATGATatagaaaatatttattttgatacttAGTTTCAGGTCAAGACAGCATCATCGTATATTAGCAATTTATCTTAAGGTTGTACATATTCAACAAATAGAGTCACGACGGTAGAAGGTTAACACATCTGATGGCTATTTCATCGATAGGAGAGACAGCTTGAGAGGGTGTATTATTGTCTCtcttgtatgtgtatgtgtgagggggggggggtagtccTGGGTGGGCGGGATGGCTTTAACCCTGTAGAAATAGTGATATGTTACATCACAATTTTTAtactgaaataaattattagGACCCAGTCCGCTCCATTATAATACCTCGTGGGATTATATGTTATTAGCCCTGCTTGCATAGCGAGCGTAGGTCTGCGACTCGATTCTGactgtcacccccccccccccccacgcccCTCAAAATGGAGTGCAACGTACATGGATACAATAGCTCAGGAACCTCATTTGTTTGCCCCTATGTCATCAAATGTGATCTTTCTGACCATTCTTTATATTtcaccttgaccttgaccttctggttcaaaatgtcaaaaacaaCTCATTTAGTCCATTTAACAGGAAGACATTATCATTATGCGTGTAATATAACTAAGAATTGTTGTCATAGCAGCGTCATGACCAATATTGTTGTTTAAAATTGCTTATTAGAAATAAtgttatttgatagtttatatgttttctatCCTTTTTCTCCTCCAGACTGACAGTTTATTTTCTAGATTACTGGGTGTAATCTGCTGTCGCAATGGCCATTGTTGTGATTGTTGCAAGAACGCAATTGAAGAGTGTCCAATGCCGGACCACAATGACCAGCAGTATATTGTACAACCATCTCCAGGCGAAGAGGAGGATAGAAGATGCTCCGTCGACTCTCGGCGATCTTCGGCCGGCGCCGAATCGAGACGAGGTTCGTCATCAGTGTTGAGTGATTCTCGTCGCCCAAGTACTCCTGCCCCAGTTATTGACATGAAACCCATTGAGTTCTGGACGGCTAGTACTAACAAAGAAACTGTACAGCCACGCACACCGACAAGAAGATATCATGGCGAATTTTCTCAATTTGgagaattaaacaaatttgAGCCAAAATTATATGAAGTTGAGGAAAATCAAAATGAACTAACAGACGAAGAAAAAATAGCTCGATATAAACTCGGCCAAATTCACTTTAGCTTACAGTATAGCATTGCTTATAATCAGTTGACAGTACGAATTATTGCTGCTAAGGATTTGCCACTGCCATTTTGTAATGATTTCACCAAGCACGATTTGGCACATTCGAACCCATACGTCAAAGTGTGTCTACTACCAGACCAGAAGAATTCTAAACAAACCACTGTAAAGAGGAAAACACAAGATCCCGAATTTGAAGAATGTTTCGTCTTTGACATTCTATATAAGGAAGCTCAGAGGAGA is a window of Glandiceps talaboti chromosome 5, keGlaTala1.1, whole genome shotgun sequence DNA encoding:
- the LOC144434844 gene encoding synaptotagmin-17-like — its product is MSSYAKTDSLFSRLLGVICCRNGHCCDCCKNAIEECPMPDHNDQQYIVQPSPGEEEDRRCSVDSRRSSAGAESRRGSSSVLSDSRRPSTPAPVIDMKPIEFWTASTNKETVQPRTPTRRYHGEFSQFGELNKFEPKLYEVEENQNELTDEEKIARYKLGQIHFSLQYSIAYNQLTVRIIAAKDLPLPFCNDFTKHDLAHSNPYVKVCLLPDQKNSKQTTVKRKTQDPEFEECFVFDILYKEAQRRTLLLSVQDFDKYSRHCIIGQLILPLEGINLIKGKHMWKPLQPSTQNNPALGEILVSLNYLPSAGRLNVDIIKAKQLLQTDMMGGSDPFAKIQLLQDLKLVKTKKSSTKKNTIDPVFNESFNFNVSPVLLTEHSLVISAWDYNCKGRDDFIGQIVIGKYSSGPSEMTHWNRMLHSKRSPVAQWHSLHTREECEQISPASAAVS